One genomic segment of Agromyces intestinalis includes these proteins:
- a CDS encoding META domain-containing protein, translating into MWGNRSAIVTSALVAAAAAALALAGCAGAGSSGGQGGDPIGTWGDPAATGEPWLSLADDGVLTGNDGCNSLRGTWERDDDGIVDFSGLAATRMFCQGVDTWLSGAEAARIDGDTMTVLGDDDAEIGTLARTSSTPTTVQPTPAAAGEGFIGTWGTDATGEPFLVIADDGTVTGSDGCNRLTGTWEPDDGGGIEFEGVASTLMACEGVDQSLNRLDSATVDGDTLTVLDDDDVVLVTLTRTA; encoded by the coding sequence ATGTGGGGGAATCGCAGCGCCATCGTCACGTCCGCACTCGTCGCCGCCGCGGCTGCCGCACTCGCACTCGCCGGGTGCGCGGGCGCCGGCTCGTCGGGCGGGCAGGGCGGCGACCCGATCGGCACGTGGGGCGACCCGGCGGCGACGGGCGAGCCATGGCTCTCGTTGGCGGACGACGGCGTACTCACCGGCAACGACGGCTGCAACAGCCTGCGCGGCACGTGGGAGCGCGACGACGACGGCATCGTCGACTTCAGCGGCCTCGCTGCGACGCGCATGTTCTGCCAGGGCGTCGACACGTGGTTGTCGGGCGCCGAGGCGGCGCGCATCGACGGCGACACCATGACCGTGCTCGGCGACGACGATGCCGAGATCGGCACGCTCGCCCGCACCTCGTCGACGCCGACCACGGTCCAGCCGACCCCGGCCGCGGCCGGAGAGGGCTTCATCGGGACCTGGGGCACGGATGCCACGGGCGAGCCGTTCCTCGTCATCGCCGACGACGGCACCGTCACGGGCAGCGACGGGTGCAACCGGCTCACCGGCACCTGGGAGCCCGATGACGGCGGCGGTATCGAGTTCGAGGGCGTCGCATCCACGCTGATGGCGTGCGAGGGGGTCGACCAGTCGCTGAACCGCCTCGACTCGGCGACCGTCGACGGCGACACCCTCACCGTGCTCGACGACGACGACGTGGTGCTCGTCACGCTCACGCGCACGGCCTGA
- a CDS encoding proline dehydrogenase family protein — MTTVDSTVSTDQVVALVRRWLAESRTYPTDPSAERLAGVLKDPNGLAFTVGFVDGVMRPEDLRVAGRNLERVAKLTPRFLPWYLRGAVRLGGVLAPAFPWIVIPIARRVLRAMVGHLVLDATPSKLGPAIAKLRESGNRLNLNLLGEAVLGEQEADRRLEGTYEFLARDDVDYVSIKVSSVVSQLSMWSFDEAVEKVVAKLTPLYELAARSSADGKPKFINLDMEEYRDLDLTIAVFTTLLDRPSLQGLEAGIVLQTYLPDALGAMQELNAWARTRRAAGGAPIKVRVVKGANLAMEHVDAAIHDWPVATYGTKQDSDTNYKRVLDWALTPERVDAVRLGVAGHNLFDIAHAWLLASDRGVNSAVEFEMLLGMATGQAAAVRGDVGRLLLYTPVVNPSEFDVAIAYLIRRLEENASQDNFMSAVFDLDDERLFARERDRYLASLAALAGETDATPAPRPNRTQNRRTEWQGRTPIADLPHAGAPAPGPEHDQESLTVAVLDIARGSSGPDASTGTGADQAAVLDAIEAVLDGQPVAAASEPEPAGPGTTPGFRNEPDTDPALAANREWGRRILARVPDSALGVETIRAARIDDAGELAALLASVRAAGEAWGRRPAAERAAILHRAGLSLAANRDRLIEVMASETGKTIAEADPEVSEAIDFAHYYAERARELDHVRGARFVPSKLTVVTPPWNFPVAIPAGGVLAALAAGSGVVIKPAGLAQRAGAVMVEALWEAGVPRDVLALLDVGERELGRQLIASPLVDRVILTGAYETAELFRSFREDLPLLAETSGKNAIIVTPSADLDLAASDVVKSAFGHAGQKCSAASLVILVGSVAKSERFRRQLVDAATSMRVGYPEDATSQIGPIIEPASGKLLSALTELGIGEEWLVEPRQLDATGRLWSPGIRTGVAPGSYFHLTEFFGPVLGVMHAKDLDEAIRLQNAVDYGLTAGLHSLDADELATWLDRVEAGNLYVNRGITGAIVQRQPFGGWKKSAVGAGAKAGGPNYLFGLGDWEPADDRQSTSLHLRGLERRVTELIEASQSSLDYEQFELLRRGALSDEIAWAEEYGVVKDVSGLGVERNVFRYRPTPVAVRIAEGGTLVDGLRVIAAATLAKSPISVSTAHPLPKRVRTLLEARDIRVRREDDRGWLEHLAAQGAGAGADRIRLVGADPASVTAALHGRPDVAVWAHPVTPSGRVELLPFLREQAVSITNHRFGNPTDLSTAVI, encoded by the coding sequence ATGACCACCGTCGACTCGACCGTGAGCACCGACCAGGTCGTCGCCCTCGTGCGACGCTGGCTCGCCGAGAGCCGCACCTACCCCACCGACCCCTCGGCCGAGCGCCTCGCCGGTGTGCTGAAGGATCCGAACGGGCTCGCCTTCACCGTCGGATTCGTCGACGGCGTCATGCGCCCCGAAGACCTGCGCGTCGCCGGCCGCAACCTCGAGCGGGTCGCGAAGCTCACGCCGAGGTTCTTGCCGTGGTACCTGCGCGGCGCGGTGCGCCTCGGCGGCGTGCTGGCGCCCGCGTTCCCGTGGATCGTCATCCCGATCGCCCGCCGTGTGCTCCGCGCGATGGTCGGCCACCTCGTGCTCGACGCCACGCCGTCGAAGCTCGGCCCCGCGATCGCGAAGCTGCGCGAGTCGGGCAACCGTCTCAACCTCAACCTCCTCGGCGAGGCCGTGCTCGGCGAACAGGAGGCCGACCGCCGACTCGAGGGCACCTACGAGTTCCTCGCCCGCGACGACGTCGACTACGTCTCGATCAAGGTGTCGAGCGTGGTCAGCCAGCTCTCGATGTGGTCGTTCGACGAGGCCGTCGAGAAGGTCGTCGCCAAGCTCACCCCGCTCTACGAGCTGGCGGCACGTTCGTCCGCCGACGGCAAGCCCAAGTTCATCAACCTCGACATGGAGGAGTACCGCGACCTCGACCTGACGATCGCGGTCTTCACGACGCTGCTCGACCGCCCGTCGCTGCAGGGTCTCGAGGCCGGCATCGTGCTGCAGACCTACCTGCCCGACGCGCTCGGCGCGATGCAGGAGCTGAACGCGTGGGCTCGCACCCGCCGCGCCGCGGGCGGTGCGCCGATCAAGGTGCGCGTCGTGAAGGGCGCGAACCTCGCGATGGAGCACGTCGACGCCGCCATCCACGACTGGCCCGTCGCGACGTACGGCACCAAGCAGGACTCCGACACCAACTACAAGCGCGTGCTCGACTGGGCGCTCACGCCCGAGCGGGTCGACGCGGTGCGCCTCGGCGTCGCCGGCCACAACCTGTTCGACATCGCGCACGCGTGGCTGCTCGCCAGCGACCGCGGCGTGAACTCGGCCGTCGAGTTCGAGATGCTGCTCGGCATGGCCACCGGCCAGGCGGCGGCCGTGCGCGGCGACGTCGGCCGCCTGCTGCTGTACACGCCGGTCGTGAACCCGAGCGAGTTCGACGTGGCGATCGCCTACCTGATCCGCCGCCTCGAAGAGAACGCCAGCCAGGACAACTTCATGTCGGCTGTGTTCGACCTCGACGACGAACGGCTGTTCGCGCGCGAGCGCGACCGGTACCTCGCCTCACTGGCGGCGCTCGCGGGCGAGACGGATGCCACGCCGGCACCGCGCCCGAACCGCACCCAGAACCGCCGCACCGAGTGGCAGGGCCGCACGCCCATCGCCGACCTGCCGCACGCGGGCGCTCCTGCGCCCGGTCCCGAGCACGACCAGGAGTCGCTGACCGTCGCGGTGCTCGACATCGCGCGCGGGTCGAGCGGCCCGGATGCCTCGACCGGCACGGGCGCCGACCAGGCCGCCGTGCTCGACGCGATCGAGGCCGTGCTCGACGGACAGCCCGTCGCCGCGGCATCCGAGCCCGAGCCTGCGGGGCCTGGCACCACCCCGGGCTTCCGCAACGAACCCGACACCGACCCGGCCCTCGCGGCCAACCGCGAGTGGGGCCGTCGCATCCTCGCCCGCGTACCCGACTCGGCGCTCGGCGTCGAGACGATCCGCGCCGCGCGCATCGACGACGCCGGCGAGCTCGCCGCACTGCTCGCGAGCGTGCGCGCCGCGGGTGAGGCGTGGGGCCGGCGCCCCGCCGCCGAGCGCGCTGCGATCCTGCACCGGGCCGGCCTTTCGCTCGCCGCCAACCGCGACCGCCTCATCGAGGTGATGGCGTCCGAGACGGGCAAGACCATCGCCGAGGCCGACCCCGAGGTGAGCGAGGCCATCGACTTCGCGCACTACTACGCCGAGCGCGCCCGCGAGCTCGACCACGTGCGCGGCGCCCGGTTCGTGCCGTCGAAGCTGACCGTCGTGACGCCGCCGTGGAACTTCCCCGTCGCGATCCCCGCGGGCGGCGTGCTCGCCGCGCTCGCCGCGGGATCGGGCGTGGTGATCAAGCCCGCCGGGCTGGCCCAGCGCGCCGGCGCGGTCATGGTCGAAGCGCTGTGGGAGGCCGGTGTGCCCCGCGACGTGCTCGCCCTGCTCGACGTGGGCGAGCGCGAGCTCGGGCGTCAGCTCATCGCGAGCCCGCTCGTCGATCGTGTGATCCTCACTGGCGCCTACGAGACGGCCGAGCTGTTCCGCTCGTTCCGCGAGGACCTGCCGCTGCTGGCCGAGACCAGCGGCAAGAACGCGATCATCGTGACGCCGTCGGCCGACCTCGACCTCGCGGCATCCGATGTCGTGAAGAGCGCCTTCGGCCACGCCGGCCAGAAGTGCTCGGCGGCGTCGCTGGTCATCCTCGTTGGGTCGGTGGCCAAGAGCGAGCGGTTCCGCCGCCAGCTCGTCGACGCGGCGACGTCGATGCGCGTCGGGTACCCCGAGGACGCGACGAGCCAGATCGGCCCGATCATCGAACCCGCGTCGGGCAAGCTCTTGAGCGCGCTCACCGAGCTCGGCATCGGCGAGGAGTGGCTGGTCGAGCCGCGCCAGCTCGACGCGACCGGCCGGCTGTGGTCGCCGGGTATCCGCACGGGCGTGGCGCCCGGGTCGTACTTCCACCTCACCGAGTTCTTCGGGCCGGTGCTCGGCGTCATGCACGCGAAGGACCTCGACGAGGCGATCCGCCTGCAGAACGCGGTCGACTACGGCCTGACCGCGGGCCTGCACTCGCTCGACGCCGACGAGCTCGCCACCTGGCTCGACCGGGTCGAGGCCGGCAACCTGTACGTCAACCGGGGCATCACCGGCGCGATCGTGCAGCGCCAGCCGTTCGGCGGCTGGAAGAAGTCGGCCGTCGGCGCGGGCGCCAAGGCCGGCGGGCCGAACTACCTGTTCGGCCTCGGCGACTGGGAGCCCGCCGACGACCGCCAGTCGACCTCGCTGCACCTGCGCGGACTCGAGCGTCGGGTCACGGAGCTCATCGAGGCGTCGCAGTCGTCGCTCGACTACGAGCAGTTCGAGCTGCTGCGCCGGGGTGCCCTGTCGGACGAGATCGCCTGGGCCGAAGAGTACGGCGTCGTGAAGGATGTCTCGGGCCTCGGGGTCGAGCGCAACGTGTTCCGGTACCGGCCGACGCCGGTGGCCGTGCGCATCGCCGAGGGCGGCACGCTCGTCGACGGGTTGCGGGTCATCGCTGCGGCCACGCTCGCGAAGTCGCCGATCTCGGTGTCGACGGCGCATCCGCTGCCCAAGCGCGTGCGCACGCTGCTCGAGGCACGTGACATCCGGGTGCGACGCGAGGACGACCGCGGATGGCTCGAGCACCTCGCCGCGCAGGGCGCCGGCGCCGGCGCCGACCGCATCCGACTCGTCGGCGCCGACCCGGCCTCGGTCACGGCCGCGTTGCACGGCCGCCCCGATGTCGCCGTGTGGGCGCACCCGGTCACCCCGTCCGGGCGGGTCGAACTGCTGCCGTTCCTGCGAGAGCAGGCCGTGTCGATCACGAACCACCGCTTCGGCAACCCGACCGACCTCTCCACCGCCGTCATCTAA
- a CDS encoding OmpL47-type beta-barrel domain-containing protein codes for MTHPFRAEHPPARLARRIGAGAAITALALGGTVITAAAPAAAADGDDLFGPNVTIFDETWSVDDINAALQAASHEEEFSLNRHQFFFKPGTYGSAAGQDDPLTATDIINSELGYYQSVSGLGASPEDVRINGAIHVEPVRACEPNPWDCQQPGSLTRFWRSMSNLTFNPIQQPVGIDADRPFPSGITSPHEMRFAVSQAAPLRRINIEGSLTVFGRVGEYASGGYLANSNVDGTIVTGSQQQWFTRNSTVGTWDGGVWNMVFSGVEGAPAHDFGPIEGGGTGNKTVVDETPINRESPFLYLDGDDYKVFVPKAKADTRGHDWSTDASAGDSIAIGDFFIAKQGATAAELNAALATGKHLLITPGVYELDAPLHVDRADTVVLGLGYASLVPTAGTAAIEVGDVAGVKIAGLTVDAGLENSDVLVQVGPRGASVADAADPTTLTDVFIRVGGPWAGKATTSIEVNSPNTLLDHIWAWRADHGDGVAWDSNTGDHGVIVNGDDVTALGLFVEHYQKNQVIWNGDGGRTIFYQSEIPYDPPTQAAFMDGDRLGFASYRVGDGVTSHLAQGLGVYSFFDQTINGGQDIRVESGIQTPRSKNVRFESMTSVFLNGTGGINRIINDAGEPAVGSFASPQLVSYPPADTTAPTISAVVDGAQANGWYRGATLTATATDDFTPPPAVEVRIGSGDWQAYTAPVALPDGDLAVEVRATDDSGNVASTTWSGKVDATAPVVVATVDAEAGTVALDATDALSGVASLEYALWSTVAGDDADWQAYTEPVELQPGARVVSFRAADVAGNVSAIDSAGSANPNEPSIAIDVSGDLEVGDEVELTGSDVPAGAYTVVFRSDPIEVAQAAVGVDGELVVTFTVPEVEAGEHTIELVGPDGAVVASLEVTVAAAPGSGGGSGGSGGGSGAAGGLASTGFGGGLAALGALALLVAGGVTLVIRRRAARA; via the coding sequence GTGACGCATCCGTTCCGGGCGGAGCATCCGCCCGCCCGCCTCGCCCGCCGCATCGGCGCCGGGGCGGCCATCACCGCCCTCGCCCTCGGAGGAACCGTCATCACCGCCGCAGCACCCGCCGCCGCTGCCGACGGCGACGATCTTTTCGGCCCGAACGTCACGATCTTCGACGAGACGTGGTCGGTCGACGACATCAACGCCGCCCTGCAGGCCGCCTCGCACGAGGAGGAGTTCAGCCTCAACCGGCACCAGTTCTTCTTCAAGCCTGGCACCTACGGCTCGGCCGCGGGCCAGGACGACCCGCTGACCGCGACCGACATCATCAATTCCGAGCTCGGGTACTACCAGTCGGTCTCGGGTCTCGGCGCCTCGCCCGAGGACGTGCGCATCAACGGCGCGATCCACGTCGAGCCGGTGCGCGCCTGCGAGCCGAACCCGTGGGACTGCCAGCAGCCCGGGTCGCTCACCCGGTTCTGGCGCTCGATGTCGAACCTCACGTTCAACCCGATCCAGCAGCCCGTCGGCATCGACGCCGACCGGCCGTTCCCGAGCGGCATCACCTCGCCGCACGAGATGCGGTTCGCCGTGTCGCAGGCCGCGCCGCTGCGCCGCATCAACATCGAGGGCTCGCTCACGGTGTTCGGCCGGGTCGGCGAATACGCCTCGGGCGGATACCTCGCGAACTCGAACGTCGACGGCACGATCGTGACCGGGTCGCAGCAGCAGTGGTTCACCCGCAACTCGACCGTCGGCACGTGGGACGGCGGCGTCTGGAACATGGTGTTCTCTGGCGTCGAGGGCGCACCCGCGCACGACTTCGGCCCGATCGAGGGCGGCGGCACCGGCAACAAGACGGTCGTCGACGAGACGCCGATCAACCGCGAGTCGCCGTTCCTGTACCTCGACGGCGACGACTACAAGGTGTTCGTGCCGAAGGCGAAGGCCGACACGCGCGGGCACGACTGGTCGACGGATGCCTCGGCCGGCGACTCGATCGCGATCGGCGACTTCTTCATCGCGAAGCAGGGCGCGACCGCCGCCGAGCTCAACGCGGCCCTCGCGACCGGCAAGCACCTGCTCATCACCCCCGGCGTCTACGAGCTGGATGCTCCGCTGCACGTCGACCGCGCCGACACCGTCGTGCTCGGCCTGGGGTACGCCTCGCTCGTGCCGACCGCCGGCACCGCCGCGATCGAGGTCGGCGACGTCGCCGGCGTGAAGATCGCGGGTCTCACCGTCGACGCGGGCCTCGAGAACTCCGACGTGCTCGTGCAGGTCGGGCCTCGCGGGGCATCCGTGGCGGATGCGGCCGACCCGACCACCCTCACCGACGTCTTCATCCGCGTCGGCGGGCCGTGGGCCGGCAAGGCGACCACCTCGATCGAGGTGAACAGCCCGAACACGCTGCTCGACCACATCTGGGCGTGGCGCGCCGACCACGGCGACGGCGTCGCGTGGGACTCGAACACCGGCGACCACGGCGTCATCGTGAACGGCGACGACGTCACCGCGCTCGGCCTGTTCGTCGAGCATTACCAGAAGAACCAGGTGATCTGGAACGGCGACGGCGGTCGCACGATCTTCTACCAGAGCGAGATCCCGTACGACCCGCCGACGCAGGCCGCCTTCATGGACGGCGACCGGCTCGGCTTCGCGTCGTACCGCGTCGGCGACGGCGTCACCTCGCACCTGGCCCAGGGGCTCGGCGTGTACTCGTTCTTCGACCAGACGATCAACGGCGGGCAGGACATCCGCGTCGAGAGCGGCATCCAGACGCCGAGGTCGAAGAATGTGCGGTTCGAGTCGATGACGAGCGTGTTCCTGAACGGCACGGGCGGCATCAACCGCATCATCAACGACGCCGGCGAGCCGGCCGTCGGGTCGTTCGCTTCCCCGCAGCTGGTGTCGTACCCGCCGGCCGACACGACGGCGCCGACGATCTCGGCCGTCGTCGACGGCGCGCAGGCGAACGGCTGGTACCGCGGCGCCACCCTCACCGCGACCGCGACGGATGACTTCACGCCGCCGCCGGCGGTCGAGGTGCGCATCGGCTCGGGCGACTGGCAGGCGTACACCGCGCCGGTCGCGCTGCCCGACGGCGACCTCGCCGTCGAGGTGCGCGCCACCGACGACTCGGGCAACGTCGCCTCGACCACCTGGTCGGGCAAGGTCGACGCCACCGCACCGGTCGTCGTCGCCACGGTCGACGCCGAGGCCGGCACGGTTGCGCTCGACGCGACCGACGCGCTCTCGGGCGTCGCGTCGCTCGAGTACGCGCTCTGGTCGACGGTCGCGGGCGACGACGCCGACTGGCAGGCCTACACGGAGCCGGTCGAGCTGCAGCCGGGTGCGCGGGTGGTCAGCTTCCGGGCTGCGGATGTCGCGGGCAACGTGTCGGCGATCGACAGCGCCGGGTCGGCGAACCCGAACGAGCCGAGCATCGCCATCGACGTGTCGGGCGACCTCGAGGTCGGTGACGAGGTCGAGCTGACCGGGTCGGATGTCCCGGCGGGGGCCTACACCGTGGTGTTCCGCTCCGATCCGATCGAGGTCGCGCAGGCCGCGGTGGGTGTCGACGGTGAACTGGTCGTCACGTTCACCGTGCCCGAGGTCGAAGCGGGCGAGCACACCATCGAGCTCGTCGGCCCCGATGGGGCGGTCGTGGCGAGCCTTGAGGTGACGGTCGCGGCGGCACCCGGCTCGGGTGGCGGTTCGGGCGGTTCGGGCGGTGGCTCGGGCGCGGCCGGCGGCCTCGCATCGACCGGGTTCGGGGGCGGCCTCGCCGCACTCGGCGCCCTGGCACTGCTCGTCGCGGGCGGCGTGACGCTCGTCATCCGTCGCCGGGCCGCGCGCGCCTGA
- a CDS encoding phytoene desaturase family protein — MPQTHDVVIVGGGHNGLTAAAYLARAGLDVLLLERDDHLGGAAVSAQAFEGVEARLSRYSYLVSLLPQRIIDDLGLDIRLVRRRFSSYTPDPRDPSRGLLVDTEAGPEASVAAFARVGAEADATAWDAFYHDTARVAEALFPTLTEPLPTRDDAKALVADDRVWNAFVERPLGETIDRCFGDDLVRGVVATDGLIGTFAELDDPSLEANRCFLYHVIGGGTGDWDVPVGGMGAVTAELARAAREAGAVLVTEAEVVAVEATVGGASASPAGALVRWRSDGVEHEASAPTMLANVAPAVLDRLIAAGADARRERATSSAGVAPRHGFPADDVPVPIPAVVRERLRHLATPEGAQVKVNLLLTRLPRLRDASVRPEQAFAGTFHINELETQLDAAYRTAARGAIPDPLPCEIYCHTLSDPSILSPELVASGAHTLTVFGLHVPDRLVERFGNDELRARLEEAVLASLDRVLAEPIRDVIMTDASGRPCIEVKTTHDLEEALAMPGGNIFHGPLSWPWAEPGAALDTPAARWGVATAHPSVLLCGSGAVRGGAVSGIGGHNAAMAVLESRG, encoded by the coding sequence ATGCCTCAGACCCACGACGTCGTGATCGTCGGCGGCGGCCACAACGGGCTGACCGCTGCCGCGTACCTCGCCCGCGCCGGCCTCGACGTACTGCTGCTCGAGCGCGACGACCACCTCGGCGGCGCGGCCGTCTCGGCGCAGGCGTTCGAGGGCGTCGAGGCCCGCCTCAGCCGCTACTCGTACCTCGTCAGCCTGCTGCCGCAGCGCATCATCGACGACCTGGGGCTCGACATCCGGCTCGTACGTCGGCGGTTCTCGTCGTACACGCCCGACCCCCGCGATCCGTCGCGTGGCCTGCTCGTCGACACCGAGGCCGGCCCCGAGGCATCCGTCGCCGCCTTCGCACGCGTCGGCGCTGAGGCCGACGCGACCGCCTGGGACGCCTTCTACCACGACACTGCGCGGGTCGCCGAGGCGCTGTTCCCGACCCTCACCGAGCCGCTGCCGACGCGCGACGACGCCAAGGCGCTGGTTGCCGACGACCGGGTGTGGAACGCGTTCGTCGAGCGCCCGCTCGGCGAGACGATCGACCGATGCTTCGGCGACGACCTGGTGCGCGGCGTCGTCGCCACCGACGGGCTCATCGGCACGTTCGCCGAGCTCGACGACCCGTCGCTCGAGGCGAACCGATGCTTCCTGTACCACGTGATCGGCGGCGGCACCGGGGATTGGGACGTACCGGTCGGCGGCATGGGGGCCGTCACCGCCGAGCTCGCCCGGGCCGCTCGCGAGGCGGGCGCGGTGCTCGTGACCGAGGCCGAGGTCGTGGCGGTCGAGGCGACCGTCGGCGGGGCGTCGGCTTCACCGGCGGGCGCGCTCGTGCGCTGGCGCTCCGACGGCGTCGAGCACGAGGCATCCGCCCCGACCATGCTCGCGAACGTCGCACCCGCCGTGCTCGACCGCCTGATCGCGGCCGGTGCGGATGCGCGGCGCGAGCGCGCAACCTCCTCGGCCGGTGTCGCCCCGCGTCACGGCTTCCCCGCCGATGACGTGCCCGTGCCCATCCCGGCCGTGGTGCGCGAGCGGCTGCGCCACCTCGCCACGCCCGAGGGTGCGCAGGTCAAGGTGAACCTGCTGCTCACCCGCCTGCCGCGGCTGCGCGACGCGTCGGTGCGCCCCGAGCAGGCGTTCGCCGGCACGTTCCACATCAACGAGCTCGAGACGCAGCTCGACGCGGCGTACCGCACCGCCGCGCGCGGCGCGATTCCCGACCCGCTGCCGTGCGAGATCTACTGCCACACGCTCAGCGACCCGTCGATCCTGTCCCCCGAGCTCGTCGCGAGCGGCGCGCACACGCTCACCGTCTTCGGCCTGCACGTGCCCGACCGGCTCGTCGAGCGCTTCGGCAACGACGAGTTGCGCGCCCGCCTCGAAGAGGCCGTGCTCGCGTCGCTCGACCGCGTGCTCGCCGAGCCGATCCGCGACGTCATCATGACGGATGCCTCGGGCCGCCCGTGCATCGAGGTGAAGACCACGCACGATCTCGAAGAGGCCCTCGCGATGCCCGGTGGCAACATCTTCCACGGCCCGCTGTCGTGGCCGTGGGCCGAGCCCGGCGCCGCACTCGACACGCCCGCAGCGCGCTGGGGCGTCGCGACCGCGCACCCGAGCGTGCTGCTGTGCGGCTCGGGTGCCGTGCGCGGTGGCGCAGTCAGCGGCATCGGCGGGCACAACGCCGCGATGGCCGTGCTCGAGTCGCGCGGCTGA
- a CDS encoding LysR family transcriptional regulator, producing MLDVRRLRLLVELHRRGTLSAVAEALSYSPSTVSQQLDQLEREVGVTLLVPAGRRVQLTPQAEVLVEHAAAILDRLEAAEAEVARSLTDVGGTVRVAVFQSAAHAVVPRALTTLAAEHPTLRVEITEREPEAGLFEVAARDFDLVLAEQYPGRTRPRHPGLDLVPLAADAIRLALPAEAAAIGVGALARPATPADLAGGDAASPAQALAWAATRPWVLEPRGTASREWAEQLCRSAGFEPDVRFETADLMAHIRLIESGNAVGLLPDLVWAGDAPRLMLAALPGEPHREVFSSARLASAARPAVVAVRAALARAADPSAVSQA from the coding sequence ATGCTCGATGTCCGACGCCTGCGCCTGCTGGTCGAGTTGCACCGTCGCGGCACGCTCTCAGCGGTCGCCGAAGCGCTCTCGTACAGCCCCTCCACCGTGTCGCAGCAGCTCGACCAGCTCGAACGCGAGGTCGGCGTGACCCTGCTCGTGCCGGCGGGCCGGCGCGTGCAGCTCACGCCGCAGGCCGAGGTGCTCGTCGAGCACGCTGCCGCGATCCTCGACCGACTCGAGGCCGCCGAGGCCGAGGTGGCCCGCTCGCTCACCGACGTCGGCGGCACGGTGCGGGTCGCCGTCTTCCAATCGGCCGCGCACGCGGTGGTGCCGCGCGCGCTCACGACGCTCGCCGCGGAGCATCCGACGCTGCGCGTCGAGATCACCGAGCGCGAACCCGAAGCCGGCCTGTTCGAGGTCGCCGCCCGCGACTTCGACCTCGTGCTCGCCGAACAGTATCCGGGCCGCACTCGGCCGCGACACCCGGGCCTCGACCTGGTGCCGCTCGCCGCCGACGCGATCCGGCTCGCGCTGCCCGCCGAAGCCGCCGCCATCGGCGTGGGCGCGCTCGCCCGACCGGCGACGCCGGCCGACCTCGCCGGCGGCGACGCCGCGAGCCCCGCCCAGGCGCTGGCCTGGGCGGCGACCCGACCGTGGGTGCTCGAGCCGCGCGGCACCGCGTCGCGCGAGTGGGCCGAACAGCTCTGCCGGTCGGCGGGGTTCGAGCCCGACGTGCGCTTCGAGACCGCCGACCTGATGGCGCACATCCGCCTCATCGAGTCGGGCAACGCGGTCGGGCTGCTGCCCGACCTGGTGTGGGCCGGCGACGCACCGCGGCTGATGCTCGCGGCGCTGCCCGGCGAACCGCACCGCGAGGTGTTCTCGTCGGCGCGGCTGGCGAGTGCGGCTCGGCCCGCCGTGGTGGCGGTGCGTGCGGCCCTCGCGCGCGCGGCCGACCCGAGCGCGGTGTCGCAAGCCTGA
- a CDS encoding SRPBCC domain-containing protein, producing the protein MNAKPTGHYVTKGDELRLQFDRLFHAPIEDVWYSLTNPTATAGWIGTWTGSPSTGGILFKMTAEDPDADWMSVSVLECEPPHKFRLHIGSGDATRRLHCHVREAAGGLTTLVFQERIVDPSVVGEIGPGWDYYLDRLQAARAGQSTPDWGDYYPVFRDHYRDMPVPRTATR; encoded by the coding sequence ATGAACGCCAAGCCGACCGGCCACTACGTCACCAAGGGCGACGAGCTCCGACTCCAGTTCGACCGACTGTTCCACGCCCCCATCGAGGACGTCTGGTACAGCCTGACGAACCCCACCGCGACGGCCGGCTGGATCGGCACCTGGACGGGCAGTCCATCGACCGGCGGCATCCTGTTCAAGATGACCGCCGAAGACCCCGACGCCGACTGGATGAGCGTCTCGGTGCTCGAGTGCGAGCCGCCGCACAAGTTCCGCCTGCACATCGGTTCGGGCGACGCGACCCGTCGTCTGCACTGCCACGTGCGCGAGGCCGCAGGCGGGCTCACCACCCTCGTCTTCCAAGAACGCATCGTCGACCCGTCGGTGGTCGGCGAGATCGGTCCCGGCTGGGACTACTACCTCGACCGCCTGCAGGCGGCGCGGGCCGGGCAGTCGACGCCCGACTGGGGCGACTACTACCCCGTGTTCCGCGACCACTACCGCGATATGCCGGTGCCCCGAACGGCGACCCGGTGA